One Ricinus communis isolate WT05 ecotype wild-type chromosome 1, ASM1957865v1, whole genome shotgun sequence DNA window includes the following coding sequences:
- the LOC107262367 gene encoding probable glutathione peroxidase 4: MGASPSVPEKSIHEFTVKDARGQDVDLSIYKGKVLLVVNVASKCGFTDTNYTQLTDLYNKYKDQGFEVLAFPCNQFLKQEPGSSEEAQEFACTRYKAEYPIFQKVRVNGANTAPVYKFLKASKFGFMGSGIKWNFTKFLVSKDGQVINRYGPTTSPLSIEDEIKKALEK, encoded by the exons ATGGGGGCTTCTCCATCAGTTCCAGAAAAATCTATCCATGAATTCACTGTCAAg GATGCCAGAGGTCAGGATGTGGACCTCAGTATCTATAAAGGAAAAGTTCTTCTTGTCGTTAATGTGGCCTCCAAATG TGGATTTACAGATACTAATTATACCCAGTTAACTGATCTTTATAACAAGTATAAGGACCAAG GTTTTGAAGTTTTGGCATTTCCATGCAATCAATTCCTGAAACAAGAGCCTGGATCAAGCGAAGAAGCACAAGAATTTGCCTGTACACGATACAAGGCTGAATATCCTATTTTCCAAAAG GTTCGAGTCAATGGGGCAAATACAGCGCCTGTTTACAAGTTCCTCAAGGCAAGCAAATTTGGATTTATGGGGTCTGGCATAAAATGGAATTTTACGAAGTTTCTAGTCAGTAAGGATGGGCAAGTCATCAACCGATATGGACCAACCACCAGTCCTTTGTCCATTGAG GATGAAATCAAGAAAGCCCTGGAAAAATAG
- the LOC107262365 gene encoding small polypeptide DEVIL 14 encodes MASSAFSTRSMKIRSWHRCSKQIREQRTRLYIIWRCTVMLLCWHD; translated from the coding sequence ATGGCATCAAGTGCATTCTCAACAAGGAGCATGAAGATAAGGTCATGGCACAGGTGTTCAAAGCAAATTAGAGAGCAAAGAACAAGGCTTTATATCATCTGGAGATGTACTGTCATGCTTCTGTGTTGGCATGATTAg